One Pseudoliparis swirei isolate HS2019 ecotype Mariana Trench chromosome 4, NWPU_hadal_v1, whole genome shotgun sequence genomic window carries:
- the ppm1g gene encoding protein phosphatase 1G, whose protein sequence is MGAYLSQPNTTKTSSDGGNGNMSYGFSAMQGWRVSMEDAHNCIPEFDAEETAMFSVYDGHGGEEVALYCSKYLPGIIKEQKTYKDGKLQKALEEAFLDIDRRMTTEDVIKELVQIAGRPTEAPPAAKVSEEDDLDTEEAALLHEEATMTIEELLVRYGQNLNAVKHAAAISAAAKKAASSKPEVLEDKEEGGKGQEEGINGEVEESNRKGEKGQGAECGSKLRVCRRTGEDASGPAADCGGSGSANGEEKAGKTEGDAGPSCSSLATKEAGDSKSRFFDDSEESGEGEEEGSDEEEGSEKEEGDSSEMEEENSEGEEDSEDEEEEEMCLPGMDGKEEPGSDSGTTAVVALIRGKQLIVANAGDSRCVVSECGKAVDMSYDHKPEDEVELARIKHAGGKVTMDGRVNGGLNLSRAIGDHFYKRNKALSPEEQMISSMPDVKVLTLSGDHDFMVIACDGIWNVLSSQEVVDFVSERIKPDESGHVRLLSSIVEELLDHCLAPDTSGDGTGCDNMTCIIITLRPHPSPGQPDDKKKRKHQDEAEGAAEPEKNENNSKKAKSD, encoded by the exons ATGGGGGCTTATCTGTCGCAACCTAACACGACCAAGACCTCTTCCGATGGCGGCAACGGCAACATGAGCTACGGCTTCTCTGCCATGCAGGGCTGGCGCGTCTCCATGGAG GATGCCCACAATTGTATCCCAGAGTTTGATGCGGAGGAGACGGCCATGTTTTCTGTGTATGATGGACATGGAG GTGAGGAGGTGGCTCTATACTGTTCAAAGTACCTTCCTGGCATCATCAAGGAGCAGAAGACCTACAAAGATGGCAAACTTCAAAAG GCTCTGGAGGAAGCCTTCTTGGACATCGACCGCAGAATGACCACAGAGGATGTTATTAAGGAGCTCGTCCAGATCGCTGGGCGTCCCACTGAGGCGCCGCCCGCTGCAAAGGTGTCCGAGGAGGATGATT TGGACACAGAGGAGGCAGCTTTACTCCATGAAGAAGCCACAATGACCATAGAGGAGCTGCTGGTACGCTATGGCCAGAACCTCAATGCTGTCAAACATGCAGCTGCCATCAG TGCGGCTGCTAAGAAAGCGGCCTCTTCGAAGCCCGAGGTCTTGGAAGACAAAGAGGAAGGTGGgaaaggacaggaggaggggataaatggagaggtagaggagagcaacaggaagggggaaaaaggccAAGGAGCGGAGTGCGGGTCGAAGCTGCGAGTCTGTCGGAGAACAGGCGAGGACGCCAGTGGTCCAG CCGCTGACTGTGGAGGTTCAGGAAGCGCCAATGGAGAAGAAAAGGCTGGCAAGACGGAAGGAGACGCAggtccctcctgctcctctttggcCACTAAGGAGGCAGGAGATTCCAAGTCCAGATTTTTTGATGACAGTGAGGAGTCtggggagggagaagaggagggcagtGATGAAGAG GAGGGCAGTGAAAAGGAAGAGGGGGACAGCAGTGAGATGGAAGAAGAGAATTCAGAGGGCGAGGAAGACtctgaagatgaggaggaagaggagatgtgcCTACCTGGAATGGATGGCAAGGAGGAG CCCGGCTCAGACAGCGGCACCACAGCTGTCGTGGCTCTGATCCGAGGAAAACAGCTGATCGTGGCCAACGCTGGAGACTCTCGCTGCGTGGTGTCCGAGTGCG GCAAAGCTGTCGACATGTCGTACGACCACAAGCCAGAGGACGAGGTGGAACTCGCTCGCATCAAACATGCTGGAGGGAAAGTGACCATGGATGGACGGGTCAACGGGGGACTTAACCTCTCCAGAGCTATCG GCGATCACTTCTACAAGAGGAACAAGGCTCTGTCCCCAGAGGAGCAGATGATTTCTTCAATGCCCGACGTCAAAGTTCTGACCCTCAGCGGGGACCACGACTTCATGGTCATCGCCTGCGACGGCATCTG GAATGTGTTGAGCAGTCAGGAGGTTGTGGACTTCGTCAGCGAGAGGATCAAACCCGACGAGAGCGGCCATGTCCGACTCCTCTCATCTATTGTGGAAGAG CTGTTGGACCACTGTTTGGCCCCCGACACATCTGGAGACGGGACAGGATGTGACAACATGACCTGCATCATCATCACCCTCCGGCCGCACCCATCTCCTGGTCAACCCGAcgacaagaagaagaggaagcacCAGGACGAGGCGGAGGGAGCCGCCGAGCCAGAGAAGAACGAAAACAACAGCAAGAAGGCCAAAAGCGACTAG
- the pdcd2 gene encoding programmed cell death protein 2 isoform X2: MSLQVYAPISGQDRSFHRTLFLFCCKTRECYTCNDSRCLKVFSCQLPRRNEFYPYDPPEDEPSSDGEPDQSVLSVSGIKLCWVCGCPGNKACSRCHAVTYCGKHHQTLHWKHTHKTECGAQEASTVTTSTFLFPESELITEPEEEEEKEEEEEKEDPQEAEEENGSEECPSFADTMAETDLEAMATHETEDNEVFQRFKKRIAPEPHQVVRYSRGGSPLWVSFQHIPCDQDIPACTCGAERTFEFQVMPQLLNSLCVDSTAASIDWGTLAVYTCSASCNHGDQYRPEFIWKQDFGSDRMQMKPT; the protein is encoded by the exons atgagtttgcag GTTTACGCACCAATTTCTGGTCAGGACAGAAGTTTCCACAGAACGCTCTTTTTGTTCTGCTGTAAAACTCGTGAGTGCTACACGTGTAACGACAGCCGCTGTTTGAAAG TTTTCAGTTGCCAGCTGCCGAGGAGGAATGAGTTCTACCCCTACGATCCTCCAG aggatgaaccctccAGCGATGGTGAACCGGACCAGAGTGTGTTGTCCGTCTCTGGAATTAAACTGTGCTGGGTGTGCGGTTGTCCCGGCAACAAAGCCTGCTCCCGCTGCCACGCTGTAACCTACTGTGGGAAACACCACCAGACCCtccactggaaacacacacacaagacggagTGTGGCGCTCAGG AAGCGTCCACTGTCACGACTTCAACCTTCCTCTTCCCCGAGTCTGAGCTGATCACTgaacctgaggaggaggaggagaaggaggaggaggaggagaaggaagacccACAGGAGGCCGAAGAAGAGAACGGGAGTGAAGAGTGTCCCTCCTTCGCCGACA CCATGGCAGAGACGGACCTGGAGGCGATGGCTACGCACGAGACTGAAGACAACGAAGTGTTCCAGCGGTTTAAAAAGCGGATCGCACCAGAACCGCACCAG gTGGTGCGTTACAGTCGAGGGGGCTCCCCCTTGTGGGTCTCTTTTCAGCACATCCCTTGCGATCAGgatatcccagcatgcacctgtggCGCCGAGAGGACTTTTGAGTTTCAG gtGATGCCGCAGCTGTTAAACAGTCTGTGTGTGGACTCGACTGCAGCCAGTATCGACTGGGGGACACTGGCTGTCTATACGTGCTCTGCCAGCTGTAACCATGGCGACCAGTACCGCCCCGAGTTCATCTGGAAACAGGACTTCGGCTCTGATCGCATGCAGATGAAACCCACATGA
- the tbp gene encoding TATA-box-binding protein, whose translation MDQNNSVPPFQGGGSPQGSMTPGMSIFSPMMPYGSGLTPQPVQNTNSLSILEEQQRQQQLQQAQQANTGLPGTSGQTPQLYHSQADAGSTTTALPGNTPLYGTPLTPMTPVTPATPASESSGIVPQLQNIVSTVNLGCRLDLKTIALRARNAEYNPKRFAAVIMRIREPRTTALIFSSGKMVCTGAKSEDQSRLAARKYARVVQKLGFPAKFLDFKIQNMVGSCDVKFPIRLEGLVLTHQQFSSYEPELFPGLIYRMIKPRIVLLIFVSGKVVLTGAKVRGEIYEAFENIYPILKGFRKST comes from the exons ATGGACCAGAACAACAGTGTACCTCCCTTCCAGGGGGGGGGCTCCCCTCAG GGCTCCATGACCCCAGGCATGTCAATATTCAGTCCCATGATGCCATATGGCTCAGGACTGACACCCCAGCCTGTCCAGAACACCAATAGTTTGTCTATACTGGAGGAACAGCAGAGgcaacagcagctgcagcaggcaCAGCAGGCAAACACAG GACTTCCTGGCACGTCTGGGCAGACCCCTCAGCTTTATCATTCCCAGGCGGATGCAGGCTCGACCACCACAGCGCTGCCAGGAAACACGCCGCTCTACGGCACGCCGCTGACCCCCATGACCCCCGTCACACCGGCCACACCAGCCTCAGAGAGCTCTGGAATAGTACCGCAGCTACA AAACATCGTATCTACTGTAAATTTGGGCTGTAGACTGGACTTGAAGACGATCGCCCTGAGAGCCAGGAATGCAGAGTACAACCCAAAG CGTTTTGCTGCTGTCATCATGAGAATACGAGAACCCAGGACCACTGCTCTCATCTTCAGTTCTGGAAAGATGGTCTGCACTGGAGCCAAGAG TGAGGACCAGTCGAGGCTAGCTGCCAGAAAATACGCTCGCGTGGTGCAGAAGCTTGGGTTTCCTGCTAAGTTCCTGGACTTCAAGATTCAGAACATGGTGGGAAGCTGCGATGTGAAGTTCCCCATTCGTCTGGAAGGATTAGTCCTCACGCATCAGCAGTTCAGCAG CTATGAACCAGAGCTGTTTCCGGGACTGATTTACAGAATGATCAAACCTAGAATTGTCCTGCTCATCTTTGTCTCTGGGAAAGTTGTCCTCACAG gtgccaaggtgagaggagagatcTATGAAGCGTTTGAAAACATTTATCCCATCCTGAAAGGCTTCCGCAAGTCAACGTAG
- the pdcd2 gene encoding programmed cell death protein 2 isoform X1 gives MSGDPSRSSVEVDLGFLEEAEPWRLLSPQFPSKVGGKPAWLSQTGLPPVPALECEICRLPLAFLLQVYAPISGQDRSFHRTLFLFCCKTRECYTCNDSRCLKVFSCQLPRRNEFYPYDPPEDEPSSDGEPDQSVLSVSGIKLCWVCGCPGNKACSRCHAVTYCGKHHQTLHWKHTHKTECGAQEASTVTTSTFLFPESELITEPEEEEEKEEEEEKEDPQEAEEENGSEECPSFADTMAETDLEAMATHETEDNEVFQRFKKRIAPEPHQVVRYSRGGSPLWVSFQHIPCDQDIPACTCGAERTFEFQVMPQLLNSLCVDSTAASIDWGTLAVYTCSASCNHGDQYRPEFIWKQDFGSDRMQMKPT, from the exons ATGTCCGGTGATCCCAGCCGGTCCTCGGTGGAGGTAGATCTGGGTTtcctggaggaggcggagccgtgGCGGCTTCTCTCCCCGCAGTTCCCCAGTAAAGTCGGCGGGAAACCGGCGTGGCTCAGCCAGACGGGCCTGCCCCCAGTGCCGGCGCTGGAGTGCGAGATATGCCGCCTGCCTCTGGCCTTCCTGCTGCAG GTTTACGCACCAATTTCTGGTCAGGACAGAAGTTTCCACAGAACGCTCTTTTTGTTCTGCTGTAAAACTCGTGAGTGCTACACGTGTAACGACAGCCGCTGTTTGAAAG TTTTCAGTTGCCAGCTGCCGAGGAGGAATGAGTTCTACCCCTACGATCCTCCAG aggatgaaccctccAGCGATGGTGAACCGGACCAGAGTGTGTTGTCCGTCTCTGGAATTAAACTGTGCTGGGTGTGCGGTTGTCCCGGCAACAAAGCCTGCTCCCGCTGCCACGCTGTAACCTACTGTGGGAAACACCACCAGACCCtccactggaaacacacacacaagacggagTGTGGCGCTCAGG AAGCGTCCACTGTCACGACTTCAACCTTCCTCTTCCCCGAGTCTGAGCTGATCACTgaacctgaggaggaggaggagaaggaggaggaggaggagaaggaagacccACAGGAGGCCGAAGAAGAGAACGGGAGTGAAGAGTGTCCCTCCTTCGCCGACA CCATGGCAGAGACGGACCTGGAGGCGATGGCTACGCACGAGACTGAAGACAACGAAGTGTTCCAGCGGTTTAAAAAGCGGATCGCACCAGAACCGCACCAG gTGGTGCGTTACAGTCGAGGGGGCTCCCCCTTGTGGGTCTCTTTTCAGCACATCCCTTGCGATCAGgatatcccagcatgcacctgtggCGCCGAGAGGACTTTTGAGTTTCAG gtGATGCCGCAGCTGTTAAACAGTCTGTGTGTGGACTCGACTGCAGCCAGTATCGACTGGGGGACACTGGCTGTCTATACGTGCTCTGCCAGCTGTAACCATGGCGACCAGTACCGCCCCGAGTTCATCTGGAAACAGGACTTCGGCTCTGATCGCATGCAGATGAAACCCACATGA
- the psmc3 gene encoding 26S proteasome regulatory subunit 6A, with amino-acid sequence MASPSDKSVWDEVEDGIGEEVLKMSTDEIVQRTRLLDSEIKIMKSEVLRVTHELQAMKDKIKENTEKIKVNKTLPYLVSNVIELLDVDPNDQEEDGANVDLDSQRKGKCAVIKTSTRQTYFLPVIGLVDAEKLKPGDLVGVNKDSYLILETLPTEYDSRVKAMEVDERPTEQYSDIGGLDKQIQELVEAIVLPMNHKEKFENLGIQPPKGVLMYGPPGTGKTLLARACAAQTKATFLKLAGPQLVQMFIGDGAKLVRDAFALAKEKAPSIIFIDELDAIGTKRFDSEKAGDREVQRTMLELLNQLDGFHPNMQVKVIAATNRVDILDPALLRSGRLDRKIEFPVPNEEARARIMQIHSRKMNVSPDVNYEELARCTDDFNGAQCKAVCVEAGMIALRRGATELNHEDYMEGILEVQAKKKANLQYYA; translated from the exons ATGGCGTCGCCGAGTGACAAGTCAGTTTGGGACGAAGTGGAGGATGGAATCGGCGAAGAAGTATTAAAAATGTCCACAGACGAGATAGTTCAGCGAACTCGTCTGCTCGACAGCGAGATTAAGATCATGAAGAGCGAAGTGCTTCGAGTGACCCACGAACTTCAGGCCATGAAGGATAAAATCAAGGAAAACACGGAGAAGATAAAGGTGAACAAAACCCTGCCGTACCTGGTGTCAAATGTGATCGAGCTGCTGGATGTGGACCCCaacgaccaggaggaggacgggGCTAACGTGGATCTGGACTCTCAGAGGAAAGGAAAATGCGCCGTCATCAAGACCTCGACTCGACAGACCTACTTCCTGCCCGTGATCGGGCTGGTGGACGCCGAGAAGCTGAAGCCCGGAGACCTGGTGGGTGTCAACAAGGACTCCTACCTGATCCTGGAGACCTTGCCCACCGAGTATGACTCCAGAGTCAAGGCCATGGAGGTGGATGAGCGCCCCACGGAGCAGTACAGCGACATTGGAGGGCTGGACAAGCAGATCCAGGAGCTGGTCGAGGCCATCGTCCTGCCCATGAACCACAAGGAGAAGTTTGAAAACCTCGGCATCCAGCCACCCAAAGGAGTCCTGATGTACGGTCCACCTGGCACCGGGAAGACCCTCCTGGCCAGGGCCTGCGCCGCTCAGACCAAGGCCACCTTCCTGAAGCTGGCCGGTCCACAGCTTGTCCAGATGTTTATCGGAGATGGAGCCAAGTTGGTGAGGGATGCCTTCGCGCTGGCCAAAGAGAAAGCCCCTTCCATCATCTTCATCGATGAACTGGACGCCATCGGTACCAAGAGGTTTGACAGCGAGAAGGCTGGAGACCGAGAAGTGCAGAGGACCATGCTGGAGCTGCTCAACCAGCTGGATGGATTTCATCCCAACATGCAGGTCAAG GTAATTGCCGCCACCAACAGAGTGGACATCTTGGACCCTGCGCTGCTCCGTTCAGGTCGCCTGGACAGAAAGATCGAGTTCCCCGTGCCGAACGAAGAGGCCCGAGCTCGCATCATGCAGATCCACTCCCGCAAGATGAACGTCAGTCCCGACGTCAACTACGAGGAGCTGGCTCGCTGCACCGACGACTTCAACGGAGCCCAGtgcaaagctgtgtgtgtggaggccggCATGATCGCGCTGCGCCGCGGGGCCACGGAGCTGAACCATGAAGATTACATGGAGGGCATCCTGGAGGTCCAGGCCAAGAAGAAGGCCAACCTTCAGTACTACGCCTGA